One window of Chryseobacterium sp. JJR-5R genomic DNA carries:
- a CDS encoding erythromycin esterase family protein — MSKRLTLLLLFSCLIPGFAISQTKNQLSDEEKKYLLNFVYPLSSVDPEQKANDDLKVLDRLVGNSKVVALGEVTHGSGEIYRLKDRMYRYLARNKGYDIFSLEASMPEAYNVNQYVVHGEGDPKALLKGMHFWTWQTEEMLSIVNWMKQYNSQNRDKIRFSGFDMQFYQGALANLKKDFSEYQFPESDINELSALLTEVHTKTSQKKSGHTLVSKKQKENINLLLGNTKKRAEKIPAGIDRKWFLQNVRIIEQYLAKSYATRDKLMAENIMWIAENYPNSKIVVSAHNGHINNRENEMGSFLKEALKNDYTTFGFAFYEGTYTALSNTLKKESLRTPQIAQTAIPGTVEYLLNSLDIPILILDLKRLRSEADPLAKRIVNDIMKFRNTGAVALKREFWDARVASDFDYLVFIKKSTNSKLLD; from the coding sequence ATGTCAAAGCGCCTGACCCTTCTGTTATTGTTTTCTTGCTTGATACCAGGCTTCGCAATTTCGCAAACCAAAAATCAATTATCCGACGAAGAAAAGAAATACCTTCTAAACTTCGTTTATCCCCTCTCATCTGTTGACCCGGAACAGAAAGCAAATGATGACCTGAAGGTCCTGGACCGGCTGGTTGGGAATTCAAAGGTCGTGGCTTTGGGGGAAGTCACGCATGGCTCCGGTGAGATCTACCGACTGAAAGACAGAATGTACCGTTACCTTGCCCGGAACAAGGGCTACGACATCTTCTCCCTCGAGGCATCAATGCCTGAGGCATACAACGTCAATCAATACGTGGTTCATGGAGAAGGTGACCCTAAAGCCTTGCTGAAAGGGATGCATTTCTGGACCTGGCAGACAGAAGAGATGCTGTCCATCGTCAATTGGATGAAACAGTATAATAGCCAAAATCGAGACAAGATCCGGTTTTCGGGATTTGATATGCAGTTCTACCAGGGTGCGCTTGCCAATTTAAAAAAAGACTTTTCTGAATATCAGTTTCCGGAGAGCGATATCAACGAACTTTCCGCCCTGTTAACTGAGGTCCATACGAAAACAAGTCAAAAGAAATCAGGACACACCCTTGTTTCCAAAAAACAGAAAGAAAATATTAACCTTCTTCTGGGCAACACAAAAAAACGCGCTGAAAAAATACCAGCCGGTATTGACAGAAAGTGGTTTCTCCAGAATGTGCGGATCATAGAGCAATACCTCGCTAAATCCTACGCCACCAGAGATAAGCTGATGGCCGAAAATATAATGTGGATTGCAGAAAACTACCCAAATTCCAAAATTGTTGTTTCAGCCCATAATGGCCACATCAACAACAGGGAAAATGAAATGGGCAGTTTTTTGAAAGAAGCTCTGAAAAATGATTACACTACCTTTGGGTTCGCTTTTTATGAAGGCACTTATACTGCACTCTCCAATACCCTGAAAAAAGAAAGCCTGCGGACGCCGCAAATTGCGCAGACGGCCATTCCGGGAACTGTGGAATACCTGTTGAATTCTTTGGATATCCCGATTTTAATCCTTGACCTGAAGCGCTTAAGATCAGAAGCGGATCCACTCGCTAAACGGATCGTGAATGATATCATGAAATTCCGGAATACGGGTGCAGTCGCTTTGAAACGTGAATTTTGGGATGCCCGTGTAGCCAGTGATTTCGACTATCTGGTCTTCATCAAAAAGTCGACAAACTCAAAACTTCTGGATTGA
- a CDS encoding DUF2268 domain-containing putative Zn-dependent protease (predicted Zn-dependent protease with a strongly conserved HExxH motif): protein MMIDRNVYKPHQQLWDSCYGVIFGDENGKKFNNVAGMRQWNRTLLAENRQDLIRNTKTITDINLNKLIKKNLNRFSKLVPYQPKADLSLIFTPITGIGFGGCNAEQFALELNNPEIDIAYTLNKGLPHELNHLVYEKFRNADPGRESALSQTIDEGFACYFTYVFFDKQITQHEAVENMTQKDWEWFVTHEKEIFTKVKDFFPDSSGNNPLLRNDKIKLFPDAPKTLNYWLGFRIVSKYVEKHGKDSWKDLYTLPAKEVLIKSGYEDYIKKL from the coding sequence ATGATGATAGACAGAAATGTGTACAAGCCTCATCAACAATTATGGGACAGCTGTTACGGTGTCATTTTCGGTGATGAGAATGGGAAAAAATTCAATAATGTCGCCGGGATGAGGCAATGGAACCGAACATTACTGGCCGAAAACAGGCAGGATCTGATCCGGAATACAAAAACAATAACCGATATCAATCTGAATAAATTGATTAAGAAAAACCTGAACAGATTCAGTAAGCTGGTTCCTTACCAGCCAAAGGCAGATTTAAGTTTGATTTTTACACCGATCACGGGAATTGGATTTGGAGGCTGTAATGCTGAACAATTCGCTTTAGAATTAAATAATCCTGAAATTGATATAGCGTATACACTCAATAAAGGATTACCGCACGAACTCAATCACCTGGTTTATGAAAAATTCAGAAACGCTGATCCAGGTAGAGAATCTGCATTAAGCCAGACCATCGATGAGGGTTTTGCCTGTTATTTTACCTACGTTTTCTTCGACAAGCAGATTACACAACATGAGGCAGTAGAAAACATGACTCAAAAAGACTGGGAATGGTTTGTAACCCACGAAAAGGAAATATTCACCAAGGTAAAAGATTTCTTTCCTGATTCGTCGGGAAATAATCCACTATTAAGAAACGACAAAATAAAGCTTTTCCCTGACGCTCCGAAAACCCTGAACTATTGGCTAGGTTTCAGGATCGTCTCAAAATATGTCGAAAAACACGGAAAAGATTCCTGGAAAGATCTTTACACCCTACCAGCTAAAGAAGTTTTAATAAAAAGCGGATATGAAGATTATATTAAAAAACTTTAA
- a CDS encoding C-type lectin domain-containing protein, with amino-acid sequence MKRHLLAAAFLSAPFINAQVGINTTAPRATLDVAPKNTDGTTAEGVIAPRLSGNQLSSADSRYTSAHAGVIVYATSAPSPLTSKTLNITAPGYYYFDGSIWHGMGAQSTTTTLSISSVIDPNILGYVPSTTASAGNSAPATLTVNGITATRTGILTYNGHSYAAYSAAAGGITWYNAYNAAKSMGGYLATFTTDAEWQQVEAGLLSAAAFDTQQAWIGFAKFSWFAGVALTPDPEEKWITGEQPLHDYSAGGTSAVRKSNWFNTGEPNNSGGTEGFVITLPKNSGTKTYGGYTSTHTWNDVVADTGSTTGFIVEFQQ; translated from the coding sequence ATGAAAAGACATCTACTTGCTGCTGCTTTTTTGTCAGCACCATTTATCAACGCCCAAGTAGGGATAAATACAACGGCTCCGAGGGCCACTCTTGATGTAGCGCCAAAAAATACAGACGGGACCACTGCTGAGGGAGTGATTGCCCCGAGACTTAGCGGAAACCAACTCTCATCAGCTGATTCCAGGTATACTTCTGCTCATGCTGGGGTTATTGTATATGCCACATCAGCGCCGTCACCTCTTACAAGTAAAACCTTGAATATTACGGCTCCGGGTTATTATTATTTTGATGGCAGCATCTGGCATGGAATGGGTGCACAGAGTACCACCACTACGCTGAGCATAAGCTCGGTAATCGATCCAAATATTCTTGGGTATGTGCCAAGTACTACCGCTTCGGCCGGTAATAGTGCTCCGGCTACTCTTACTGTGAATGGGATCACAGCCACACGTACAGGTATTCTTACCTACAATGGTCACAGTTATGCTGCTTATTCTGCCGCTGCCGGCGGGATTACCTGGTATAATGCTTACAATGCTGCCAAAAGCATGGGCGGCTACCTGGCTACTTTCACTACCGATGCGGAATGGCAACAGGTAGAAGCAGGCCTTCTCAGTGCAGCTGCATTTGATACACAGCAGGCATGGATCGGTTTTGCCAAGTTTTCCTGGTTTGCCGGGGTAGCCCTTACGCCTGATCCGGAAGAAAAATGGATTACGGGAGAACAGCCCCTGCATGACTATAGTGCCGGCGGTACCAGTGCCGTAAGAAAATCCAACTGGTTCAACACTGGGGAACCCAACAATTCCGGTGGAACAGAAGGGTTCGTAATTACCCTTCCTAAGAACAGCGGAACCAAAACATACGGCGGATATACTTCTACCCATACATGGAACGATGTTGTAGCAGATACGGGGAGCACAACCGGCTTTATCGTAGAATTTCAACAGTAA